A single region of the Gemmatimonas sp. UBA7669 genome encodes:
- a CDS encoding histidine kinase: protein MVRSRVRLGLVASGLAGLLWMAHWLATPPAGVPVARREMRLMAPEGNARVGEAPWRSFDDAVLVGWRGPYELRYQFQIADADAAVPLGVHIALRAGFTASWDGVALPPNGQPGNDRASERPGRVDWVVPVPSGFSQPGTHELRLVASSHGLATSLRSSDARVRVAAYDALLAAPYRAWLIPLMAMGCVLAGACYVAVILLGSPKPSQSSGLLLSMAGSGVLLSMAEGWRALVGYAYPWHGLRLSVVLALTALTMGLMVGYFASRFSTPRWFLRPPWSVGIAALIGLPFVLGLAHFDATVWLLHMMGLSLSLFITVRTARLAGRASDTRPRTSPDTVAALIATALVAAALDPSAYIDGLYTISLAVIMAVVLLGHATHQREIAARALALENSRVRLTSALLRKSIQPHWLMNTLTSLQELIEVDPSRASRLVDLLGDEFRMVTEASTRSLIAARRELQLCQTHLAIVSLALPAPRRLDVEGEDLLEGVALPPGILHTLVENGLTHGGVDAPTAGPDFTLTVRRTPDVLILTLRTPAAKQSAALRETAPEPARGTGTQFVEASLEAAFPSQWRLEQGESNGRWQTTIALPYTAARHLHDTDGRVV, encoded by the coding sequence ATGGTTCGTTCGCGCGTCCGTCTCGGACTGGTGGCCTCGGGTCTCGCCGGCCTGTTGTGGATGGCCCACTGGCTTGCCACGCCCCCGGCCGGTGTTCCGGTAGCACGCCGCGAGATGCGACTCATGGCGCCGGAAGGGAACGCGCGCGTCGGCGAGGCACCGTGGAGGTCATTTGATGATGCCGTGCTGGTTGGGTGGCGGGGGCCCTACGAGCTGCGGTACCAGTTTCAGATTGCCGACGCCGATGCCGCGGTACCGCTTGGGGTGCACATCGCTCTGCGCGCGGGTTTCACGGCTTCTTGGGATGGCGTCGCGCTGCCGCCCAATGGGCAACCCGGCAACGATCGCGCGAGCGAAAGGCCGGGTCGCGTGGATTGGGTGGTGCCCGTTCCGTCGGGCTTCTCGCAGCCGGGCACACACGAACTGCGACTCGTCGCCTCGAGTCACGGGTTGGCGACGTCCCTCCGCTCGAGCGATGCGCGCGTTCGGGTCGCCGCGTACGACGCACTCCTGGCGGCGCCGTATCGCGCCTGGCTGATTCCGCTCATGGCCATGGGCTGCGTGTTGGCTGGCGCATGCTATGTGGCCGTGATTCTCCTGGGGTCACCAAAGCCGAGCCAGTCCAGTGGTCTGCTGCTCAGCATGGCCGGCAGTGGTGTGCTCCTGAGCATGGCCGAGGGCTGGCGCGCTCTCGTGGGCTATGCCTATCCGTGGCACGGGTTGCGTCTGTCAGTTGTTCTGGCGCTGACGGCACTCACGATGGGCCTGATGGTCGGTTATTTCGCCTCGCGCTTCTCCACGCCTCGTTGGTTCCTGCGGCCGCCCTGGTCAGTCGGTATTGCGGCGCTGATCGGGCTCCCATTCGTACTGGGCCTCGCGCACTTCGATGCGACGGTGTGGTTGCTCCACATGATGGGACTCTCGCTGTCGCTGTTCATCACGGTGCGCACGGCACGACTCGCGGGGCGCGCATCTGACACGCGGCCTCGGACATCGCCCGACACGGTCGCCGCGCTCATCGCCACCGCACTGGTCGCCGCGGCGCTCGACCCGTCGGCCTATATCGACGGGTTGTACACCATATCCCTGGCGGTAATCATGGCTGTTGTGCTGCTGGGGCATGCAACCCACCAGCGCGAGATTGCAGCCAGGGCCCTGGCCCTCGAGAACAGCCGCGTGCGACTCACCAGCGCGCTGCTGCGCAAGAGCATTCAACCGCACTGGCTCATGAACACGCTGACCTCGCTGCAAGAGCTCATCGAGGTGGACCCCTCGCGCGCCAGTCGCCTCGTGGATCTGCTCGGTGATGAGTTTCGAATGGTGACCGAAGCCAGCACACGTTCGCTCATTGCGGCGCGGCGTGAGTTGCAGCTATGTCAGACACATCTTGCCATTGTTTCGCTGGCGCTGCCTGCGCCGCGGCGTCTGGACGTGGAAGGGGAAGACCTGCTTGAGGGTGTTGCGCTGCCCCCCGGCATTCTTCACACGCTCGTTGAAAACGGACTGACACACGGCGGGGTGGACGCACCGACAGCGGGTCCGGATTTCACGTTGACGGTTCGCCGAACCCCTGACGTGTTGATATTGACACTGCGGACCCCAGCGGCGAAACAGTCTGCCGCACTACGCGAGACCGCACCTGAACCGGCTCGCGGCACTGGTACGCAGTTTGTGGAGGCGAGTCTCGAGGCGGCGTTTCCCTCGCAGTGGCGGCTCGAGCAGGGAGAATCCAACGGACGGTGGCAGACCACGATTGCGCTGCCGTACACCGCCGCGCGCCATCTGCACGATACGGACGGGCGCGTCGTATGA
- a CDS encoding TIGR04076 family protein encodes MSSNDEFTLYDLRVEVVANRGRMMCRERIGDYFEVKSGTISMPAGQGFPLYAMAALLPLLPAKQRPTHPNDWMTTDSDIACPDVHCGAVFRISRTTTRTLRHSEESGEALPGASA; translated from the coding sequence ATGAGCAGCAACGACGAATTCACCCTGTACGACCTCCGCGTGGAGGTGGTGGCCAATCGTGGACGCATGATGTGCCGCGAGCGCATCGGCGACTACTTCGAGGTGAAGTCCGGCACCATCAGCATGCCGGCCGGTCAGGGATTCCCGCTGTATGCCATGGCGGCGCTGCTGCCCCTCCTGCCAGCCAAGCAGCGCCCCACGCATCCCAATGACTGGATGACCACCGACAGTGACATCGCCTGTCCCGATGTGCATTGCGGCGCGGTGTTTCGCATTTCCCGCACGACAACGCGCACGCTGCGGCACTCCGAGGAGAGCGGCGAAGCACTGCCCGGCGCTTCGGCATGA
- a CDS encoding aldo/keto reductase, which produces MTTHVTPRRLLAAGYDIPPVIAGAWQLSQGHSQQTLDQGALFRTWDMLAAHGCDTLDCADIYTGVESLIGDYRAARPGRRIQVHTKFVPDRDALSTVDRAYVTRIVDRSLARLRTEALDLVQFHWWRYEVPGMLEVAGYLDELRQAGKIRHMALTNTNTDQTRALLDAGIPLVATQVQYSVLDRRPASSLAPLAVARGLQLLCYGSVAGGFLGEAWRGASAPTDDLENRSLVKYRLIIDDCGGWAAFQRLLEVLADIASRHAVGIANVAQRWVLDQPGVGAVIVGFRGEASARRTLATLGLALTADDHAQLREVLDTLSLPAGDVYDAERDPSSVHAGIIRYNLNAAAGNDTLDS; this is translated from the coding sequence ATGACCACGCATGTGACGCCTCGCCGGTTGCTCGCAGCGGGCTACGATATTCCACCGGTCATTGCCGGCGCGTGGCAGCTCTCTCAAGGGCACTCCCAACAGACCCTGGATCAGGGCGCCCTGTTTCGCACCTGGGACATGCTGGCGGCGCATGGCTGCGATACACTGGATTGTGCCGACATCTACACCGGCGTGGAGTCGCTCATTGGCGACTATCGCGCCGCGCGGCCGGGGCGCCGCATTCAGGTACACACCAAGTTCGTGCCCGATCGTGATGCGCTGAGCACGGTGGATCGCGCCTATGTGACGCGCATCGTGGACCGCTCACTTGCGCGACTGCGCACCGAGGCCCTGGACCTGGTGCAATTTCATTGGTGGCGATACGAGGTGCCGGGCATGCTGGAGGTGGCGGGCTATCTGGACGAGCTGCGCCAGGCCGGCAAGATCCGCCACATGGCACTCACCAACACCAATACCGACCAGACGCGCGCGCTGCTTGACGCCGGCATTCCTCTGGTGGCGACGCAGGTGCAATACTCGGTACTTGATCGACGTCCCGCGTCGTCGCTGGCGCCCCTCGCCGTGGCTCGTGGCCTGCAGCTGTTGTGTTATGGGTCGGTGGCGGGTGGATTTCTGGGTGAGGCGTGGCGCGGAGCGAGCGCGCCGACTGACGATCTCGAGAATCGTTCACTGGTCAAGTATCGGTTGATCATCGACGATTGCGGCGGCTGGGCGGCCTTCCAGCGGCTCCTCGAGGTGCTGGCCGACATCGCGAGTCGCCATGCTGTCGGTATCGCCAACGTCGCGCAGCGCTGGGTACTCGACCAGCCCGGCGTGGGCGCGGTGATTGTGGGCTTTCGTGGTGAGGCCAGCGCCCGTCGCACGCTGGCCACACTCGGACTCGCACTTACCGCCGACGATCACGCACAGCTGCGCGAGGTACTCGACACGCTTTCCCTTCCGGCTGGTGATGTGTATGACGCCGAGCGCGACCCCTCGAGCGTGCATGCGGGCATCATCCGGTACAATCTGAACGCGGCGGCCGGCAACGACACGTTGGACTCGTAG
- a CDS encoding alpha/beta fold hydrolase encodes MAISASATMTRPVSAQRSPSTPNLTLEPFTLATRGHGEVPAELGSVNVPRHHEDPTGPSMVLRFVRLKAVGVATAPPVVYLAGGPGGSGIDAARGVRWPVFDAVRQHADVILLDQRGTGRSEPPPPCPGTSQPIWPVVRALGPSEAATIMKAEAARCVNAWRKQGVDLAAYTTIQSAHDVELVRQALGVPQISLWGMSYGTHLALAVVRAYPAQVARVVLMGTEGPDHTLKSPLEADRLIDRLHRWAGRDRAAQVHTRDLWFVLRRALERLESAPLVVRIPGAPMEAPPVHLGTFDLQLVVAAMIGRTQTSSLLPVMLGALHRGDPSLFAQFAWQVRSQLARFSAMPLVMDVASGASPARRTAVLRDQQQSVLGEALNFPWLTLGEDLGLPDLGDGFRAPVTSDVPALFVSGTMDGRTPVSNAREVMQGFRNARHLILDQAGHDDDLWTSSATIAQRLSRFFAGESVRGGTLRTKLLRIPARPPGA; translated from the coding sequence ATGGCCATCTCTGCCTCGGCCACCATGACCAGGCCGGTCAGCGCACAGCGTTCGCCGTCGACACCCAACCTCACGCTTGAACCGTTCACGCTGGCCACCCGCGGGCATGGCGAGGTGCCAGCCGAGTTGGGCAGTGTGAACGTGCCGCGCCATCACGAAGACCCAACCGGGCCGTCGATGGTATTGCGTTTTGTGCGACTCAAAGCCGTGGGCGTAGCCACCGCGCCGCCCGTGGTCTATCTGGCTGGCGGCCCTGGTGGATCAGGCATTGATGCCGCACGAGGCGTCCGATGGCCCGTGTTTGATGCCGTACGTCAGCATGCGGACGTGATCCTGCTCGACCAGCGTGGCACCGGACGCTCTGAACCGCCCCCACCCTGCCCAGGAACATCGCAGCCGATATGGCCCGTCGTTCGTGCCCTCGGGCCATCAGAGGCCGCCACCATCATGAAGGCCGAAGCGGCGCGCTGTGTGAACGCCTGGCGCAAGCAAGGCGTGGATCTCGCGGCCTACACCACCATACAGAGCGCACACGACGTGGAGTTGGTACGTCAGGCGCTTGGCGTCCCACAGATCAGCCTCTGGGGCATGAGCTATGGTACGCACCTCGCGCTGGCCGTCGTGCGAGCGTATCCCGCGCAGGTGGCGCGCGTGGTGCTCATGGGTACGGAAGGCCCCGACCATACGCTCAAGTCACCACTCGAAGCGGATCGACTCATTGATCGCCTGCACCGCTGGGCTGGACGCGACCGCGCGGCGCAGGTGCACACACGCGACCTGTGGTTTGTGCTGCGTCGGGCGCTGGAACGTCTCGAGTCGGCGCCATTGGTCGTGCGAATTCCCGGTGCCCCGATGGAGGCACCACCTGTCCACCTCGGTACCTTCGACCTGCAACTGGTGGTGGCGGCCATGATCGGGCGCACGCAAACCAGTTCGCTGCTGCCGGTGATGCTGGGCGCGCTGCACCGCGGGGATCCGAGCCTGTTTGCACAGTTTGCCTGGCAGGTGCGCAGTCAACTCGCGCGGTTCTCGGCCATGCCGCTGGTCATGGACGTGGCATCCGGTGCCTCACCCGCTCGCCGCACAGCGGTCCTGCGCGATCAGCAGCAAAGTGTTCTGGGCGAAGCGCTCAACTTTCCGTGGCTCACGCTTGGTGAGGACCTGGGCCTGCCTGACCTCGGTGACGGATTCCGTGCCCCCGTCACCAGCGATGTGCCCGCCCTGTTTGTGAGCGGTACCATGGATGGCCGCACGCCGGTATCCAATGCGCGCGAGGTCATGCAGGGGTTCCGGAATGCCCGGCATCTGATACTCGATCAGGCCGGACACGATGACGACCTGTGGACCTCCTCTGCCACCATTGCGCAGCGGCTGTCGCGCTTCTTCGCGGGCGAGTCGGTCCGCGGGGGAACGCTGCGCACGAAGCTGCTTCGCATCCCCGCGCGGCCGCCGGGCGCATGA